The following are encoded together in the Pseudoalteromonas ruthenica genome:
- a CDS encoding fosfomycin resistance glutathione transferase: protein MLLGINHLTLTVHDLRRSLQFYSELLCFTPLVRWRQGAYLQNQELWLCLNVGRPQPAQDYSHIALTVEPNRFCELQQRLTATDVCFWQENSSEGSSLYFLDPDGHKLEAHVGDLGSRLAAIAQKPYEQLHWYPQGQAVIKDYD, encoded by the coding sequence ATGTTGCTAGGCATCAATCACCTTACTTTGACGGTGCATGATTTGCGGCGTTCGTTACAGTTTTACTCCGAGCTGCTATGTTTCACTCCGTTAGTGCGTTGGCGCCAAGGTGCTTACCTGCAAAACCAAGAATTGTGGCTATGCCTTAATGTTGGCCGACCCCAACCAGCGCAAGATTACTCCCATATTGCTCTAACGGTGGAGCCAAACCGTTTTTGTGAATTGCAACAGCGATTAACTGCTACTGATGTGTGTTTTTGGCAGGAAAATAGCAGTGAAGGAAGCTCTTTGTATTTCCTAGACCCTGATGGTCATAAGTTAGAAGCGCATGTTGGCGATTTAGGTAGTCGATTGGCAGCGATAGCGCAAAAGCCCTACGAACAATTGCATTGGTATCCACAAGGGCAGGCAGTGATAAAGGACTATGATTGA
- the mutH gene encoding DNA mismatch repair endonuclease MutH, with product MNAPPQTLSQLQQRVDAIAGKTLGQLAGELGFKTPQDLLREKGWVGQLIELALGASAGSLPEPDFVSLGVELKTLPISQKGLPLETTFVSVAPLTNLQGLTFEQSTVYKKLNHVLWLPILAERDIAVIDRVIGSGFLWRPNEQQFAQLKRDWEELTELIALGKIETLNGHYGEVLQLRPKAANSQALTDAIGPQGKTIQTLPRGFYLKTHFTRQILANHFAL from the coding sequence GGTAAAACGCTGGGACAATTGGCAGGTGAGCTGGGCTTTAAAACACCGCAAGACTTGCTGCGTGAAAAAGGCTGGGTTGGTCAGCTTATTGAACTTGCGTTAGGAGCCAGTGCTGGCTCACTGCCCGAACCCGACTTTGTGTCATTAGGTGTCGAACTGAAAACGCTGCCCATCTCGCAAAAAGGTTTGCCACTGGAGACGACCTTTGTCAGTGTCGCCCCCTTAACCAACCTGCAAGGGCTGACCTTTGAACAAAGCACAGTGTACAAGAAGCTTAATCACGTACTGTGGCTGCCAATATTGGCCGAACGTGATATCGCAGTAATCGACAGAGTCATTGGCAGTGGCTTTTTGTGGCGTCCCAATGAGCAACAGTTTGCACAGCTTAAACGTGATTGGGAGGAGCTCACCGAGCTGATTGCATTGGGGAAAATAGAAACGCTCAACGGCCATTATGGCGAAGTATTGCAACTGCGTCCTAAAGCAGCAAACAGCCAAGCGTTAACCGACGCCATTGGCCCACAGGGAAAAACAATTCAAACTCTGCCCCGTGGCTTTTACCTTAAAACCCATTTTACGAGACAGATTCTAGCCAACCATTTCGCCTTATAA
- a CDS encoding CTP synthase, which produces MSTKFIFVTGGVVSSLGKGIAAASLAAILEARGLKVTILKLDPYINVDPGTMSPIQHGEVFVTEDGAETDLDLGHYERFIRTKMTSRNNFTQGRVYEDVLRRERRGEYLGATIQVIPHITNDIKRRVIEGAEGHDVAIVEIGGTVGDIESQPFLEAIRQLGTELGRENALFMHLTLVPFLGPAGEVKTKPTQHSVKELRSIGIQPDVLVCRSACKLPANERAKIALFTNVEEKAVISLQDVDSIYKIPALLKSQDLDNIICRRFYLDCPEADLSEWEQVLYQESNPIGEVTIGMVGKYIELPDAYKSVNEALKHAGLKNRLTVNIQYVDSQDIESKGVELLHGLDAILVPGGFGGRGIEGKIRTAQYARENKVPYLGICLGMQVALIEYARNVAGLEGANSTEFDAGSAHPVVGLITEWLDKDGNVEMRDADSDLGGTMRLGAQLCHLKEGSKVREVYGSDQVVERHRHRYEVNNNYVEQLEQAGLKFTGLSEDKKLVEIIENEDHPWFIAAQFHPEFTSTPRDGHPLFEGFVAAANSFQKQSS; this is translated from the coding sequence ATGAGTACAAAATTTATCTTCGTTACGGGCGGGGTGGTTTCCTCGTTGGGTAAAGGTATTGCCGCAGCGTCTTTGGCCGCAATTTTAGAAGCACGTGGCTTAAAGGTGACCATCTTAAAGCTGGATCCTTATATCAACGTTGACCCGGGCACTATGAGCCCGATTCAACACGGTGAAGTGTTTGTTACCGAAGACGGGGCTGAAACAGACCTTGACCTAGGTCACTACGAGCGCTTTATCCGCACCAAAATGACCAGCCGCAACAACTTCACTCAAGGACGCGTATACGAAGATGTGTTGCGCCGTGAACGCCGTGGTGAGTACCTAGGCGCCACCATTCAGGTTATTCCACATATCACTAATGATATTAAACGCCGCGTGATTGAAGGCGCTGAAGGGCATGATGTGGCCATCGTTGAAATCGGCGGCACGGTTGGTGATATTGAATCACAACCTTTCTTAGAAGCAATCCGTCAGCTTGGTACCGAGCTTGGACGCGAAAATGCGCTGTTCATGCACTTAACCCTAGTGCCTTTCTTAGGCCCGGCAGGAGAAGTGAAAACCAAGCCTACGCAGCACTCGGTGAAAGAGCTTCGTTCCATCGGTATTCAGCCTGATGTGCTGGTATGCCGTTCGGCGTGTAAATTGCCGGCCAACGAGCGCGCTAAAATTGCACTATTCACCAATGTTGAAGAAAAAGCGGTTATCTCACTGCAAGACGTCGACAGCATTTACAAAATTCCGGCGTTATTAAAGTCGCAAGATTTAGACAATATTATTTGTCGCCGTTTTTACTTAGATTGCCCAGAAGCGGATCTGTCTGAGTGGGAACAAGTACTGTATCAAGAGTCGAACCCAATTGGGGAAGTGACCATAGGTATGGTCGGTAAGTATATTGAGCTTCCTGATGCTTATAAATCGGTGAATGAAGCCCTTAAACATGCCGGTTTGAAGAATCGCTTAACTGTTAATATCCAGTATGTTGACTCCCAGGATATTGAGAGCAAAGGCGTTGAATTACTGCACGGCTTAGACGCTATCCTCGTACCGGGTGGCTTTGGCGGCCGAGGTATTGAAGGCAAAATTCGCACAGCGCAGTATGCTCGTGAAAACAAGGTGCCTTACCTAGGTATTTGTTTGGGGATGCAAGTCGCACTGATTGAATACGCACGCAACGTTGCTGGCCTAGAAGGGGCGAACTCAACTGAATTTGATGCCGGCTCTGCGCATCCGGTGGTTGGCCTTATCACCGAGTGGCTGGATAAAGACGGTAATGTTGAAATGCGTGATGCAGACTCTGATTTAGGCGGCACTATGCGTTTAGGCGCGCAGTTATGTCACCTTAAAGAGGGTTCAAAAGTACGCGAGGTGTACGGCAGTGACCAAGTGGTTGAGCGTCACCGCCACCGCTACGAAGTAAACAACAATTATGTTGAACAACTTGAGCAAGCGGGTCTGAAATTCACCGGTCTCTCCGAAGATAAAAAGCTGGTGGAAATCATCGAAAATGAAGATCATCCATGGTTTATTGCGGCGCAATTCCACCCGGAATTCACCTCAACACCACGCGATGGTCACCCACTATTTGAAGGTTTCGTGGCAGCAGCAAACAGCTTCCAGAAACAATCTTCGTAA
- the eno gene encoding phosphopyruvate hydratase, whose protein sequence is MSEIVKVIGREVMDSRGNPTVEAEVHLASGAWGRACAPSGASTGTREALELRDGDKARYLGKGVLTAVGYVNNEIATALKGQNALEQRAIDAVMLELDGTENKEKLGANAILAVSLANAKAAAQEKGVELFEHIADINGTSGNYSMPVPMMNILNGGEHADNNVDIQEFMVQPVGASSFREALRMGAEIFHSLKKVLSARGLNTAVGDEGGFAPDLKSNEEALEVIAEAVKAAGYELNKDVTLALDCAASEFYHDGKYDLKGEGKEFDSAGFADFLADLAARYPIISIEDGLDESDWDGWKILTDKIGDKVQLVGDDLFVTNTKILKRGIDESIGNSILIKFNQIGSLSETLDAIKMAQDAGFTAVISHRSGETEDATIADLAVGTAAGQIKTGSLCRSDRVAKYNQLLRIEQQLGDKAVYKGRSEIKGQ, encoded by the coding sequence ATGTCAGAAATTGTTAAAGTGATCGGCCGTGAAGTGATGGACTCACGAGGTAACCCAACTGTTGAAGCTGAGGTTCACCTAGCCAGTGGTGCATGGGGCCGTGCCTGTGCTCCATCAGGTGCATCAACCGGTACGCGAGAAGCATTGGAGCTGCGCGACGGCGACAAAGCACGTTACCTAGGCAAAGGTGTGCTAACCGCAGTCGGTTACGTAAACAACGAAATTGCCACCGCATTAAAAGGTCAAAATGCCCTTGAACAACGCGCTATAGATGCGGTGATGTTAGAGCTAGATGGCACTGAAAACAAAGAAAAACTAGGTGCAAACGCGATTTTGGCTGTGTCTTTAGCGAATGCTAAAGCAGCCGCTCAAGAAAAGGGCGTAGAGCTATTCGAACATATCGCTGATATCAATGGCACCTCAGGTAACTACTCTATGCCTGTGCCAATGATGAACATTCTTAACGGTGGTGAACACGCTGATAACAATGTTGATATTCAAGAGTTTATGGTTCAGCCAGTAGGCGCATCTAGCTTCCGTGAAGCGCTGCGCATGGGCGCGGAAATTTTCCATAGCTTGAAGAAAGTACTCAGTGCTCGCGGCTTAAATACGGCGGTGGGTGATGAAGGTGGTTTCGCCCCTGATCTGAAGTCGAACGAAGAAGCTCTGGAAGTGATCGCTGAAGCGGTTAAAGCTGCCGGTTATGAGCTCAACAAAGACGTGACCTTAGCGCTTGATTGTGCTGCGTCAGAGTTTTACCACGATGGTAAATATGACCTTAAAGGCGAAGGCAAAGAGTTTGATTCTGCTGGATTTGCAGATTTCTTGGCTGACTTGGCGGCGCGCTATCCAATCATCTCTATTGAAGATGGCTTGGATGAGAGTGACTGGGACGGTTGGAAAATTCTGACTGACAAAATTGGCGATAAGGTGCAATTGGTCGGCGATGATTTATTCGTAACAAACACGAAAATCTTAAAGCGCGGTATTGATGAAAGCATTGGTAACTCTATTCTTATTAAGTTTAACCAAATTGGCTCTCTGTCTGAAACCTTGGATGCGATCAAAATGGCGCAAGATGCCGGCTTCACAGCGGTTATTTCACACCGCAGTGGTGAAACAGAAGACGCCACCATCGCTGATTTGGCAGTAGGCACAGCAGCCGGTCAAATTAAGACGGGTTCATTGTGTCGCTCTGACCGTGTCGCTAAGTATAACCAGTTGCTACGTATTGAGCAGCAACTGGGTGATAAAGCGGTATATAAAGGTCGCTCGGAAATCAAAGGTCAATAA